The following coding sequences are from one Candidatus Nitrosopumilus sp. SW window:
- a CDS encoding TrmB family transcriptional regulator has protein sequence MSISDKTRKALEKIGLTSYEIRTFSALLKSGELTASELSQKSGVPYSKIYEVLGTLEEKGWIGTDDSRPTKYFAKSPSTGLETTKQKMENDFSENQSVILNELVPLYEKSGTSEKPDIWVLSGAINIAAKILEMVETCRNEVMIALPEAGEELVKQALPKLRSLHDKGVEITILTSDKMDKEYIKAIKRVATVKIKKGLFGGGIISDKKYVVILLGPAVAAENSSDVVAIWADHAGLAGFARQYFEYLLKDSKKV, from the coding sequence ATGAGCATATCAGATAAGACTAGAAAAGCATTAGAAAAAATAGGTCTGACAAGTTATGAGATTAGAACATTTTCTGCATTACTAAAATCAGGAGAATTAACAGCATCAGAGCTCAGTCAAAAATCAGGAGTGCCATATTCAAAAATTTATGAAGTTCTAGGAACTCTAGAAGAAAAAGGTTGGATTGGAACAGACGATTCAAGACCAACTAAATATTTTGCAAAATCACCATCAACAGGATTAGAAACTACAAAGCAAAAAATGGAAAATGATTTTTCAGAGAATCAAAGTGTTATTCTAAATGAACTAGTTCCATTGTATGAGAAAAGCGGAACCAGTGAGAAACCAGATATTTGGGTATTATCAGGTGCAATAAACATTGCAGCAAAAATTCTAGAGATGGTTGAAACGTGTAGAAACGAGGTGATGATTGCATTACCTGAAGCTGGTGAAGAACTGGTAAAGCAAGCATTACCAAAATTAAGATCACTACATGACAAGGGAGTAGAAATCACAATTCTTACATCAGATAAGATGGACAAAGAATACATCAAAGCAATAAAACGAGTTGCAACAGTAAAAATCAAGAAAGGTTTGTTTGGCGGAGGAATAATTTCAGATAAAAAATATGTTGTAATATTATTGGGTCCAGCAGTTGCTGCTGAAAATTCTTCAGATGTGGTTGCAATTTGGGCAGATCATGCAGGATTAGCAGGATTTGCACGTCAATATTTCGAATATTTATTAAAAGATTCAAAGAAGGTATGA
- a CDS encoding metal-dependent transcriptional regulator yields MDTLNDEETLFVGTAEAEHVEMYLKAIWHIKERGEDVKISTIAKMLNVRQPSVVQMLKKLNSKNLVTYNKAGVKLTNEGQAIGSSMMRNSRLLEVLMDSALKVDIDEEMVCGIEHHMNKQFTDALCTMLKHPRKCPHDHDIPVGECCKSASSQ; encoded by the coding sequence ATGGATACATTAAATGATGAAGAGACTCTATTTGTAGGAACAGCAGAAGCTGAACACGTAGAGATGTATCTCAAAGCAATTTGGCACATCAAAGAAAGAGGTGAAGATGTCAAAATTAGCACCATTGCAAAAATGCTCAATGTCAGACAACCAAGTGTAGTCCAAATGCTAAAAAAACTAAACAGTAAGAATTTGGTAACTTACAATAAAGCAGGAGTCAAACTTACAAATGAAGGTCAAGCAATTGGTTCTAGCATGATGAGAAACAGCAGATTATTAGAAGTTCTAATGGATAGTGCACTAAAAGTGGATATTGATGAGGAAATGGTATGCGGTATTGAACACCATATGAATAAACAATTCACAGATGCATTATGTACAATGTTAAAGCATCCAAGAAAATGCCCTCATGATCATGATATTCCAGTTGGAGAATGTTGTAAATCAGCTTCTTCACAGTAA
- a CDS encoding secondary thiamine-phosphate synthase enzyme YjbQ, with amino-acid sequence MNSLTEYLTFNVQSRRGFLNITPEIRELVNKSKVKEGLCLVNAMHITASVFINDNEGGLLHDYEKWLEELAPHTPVDQYRHNDTGEDNADAHLKRQVMGREVVVAITNGELDFGPWEQIFYGEFDGKRPKRVLVKIIGE; translated from the coding sequence ATGAACTCACTAACTGAATATCTTACCTTTAATGTACAATCTCGTAGAGGATTTCTCAATATTACCCCTGAAATTAGAGAACTAGTAAACAAAAGCAAGGTCAAAGAAGGTTTGTGCCTTGTCAATGCGATGCATATTACTGCTAGTGTTTTTATCAATGACAATGAAGGTGGATTACTTCATGACTATGAAAAATGGCTTGAAGAACTAGCACCGCATACTCCAGTTGATCAATACAGACACAATGATACTGGAGAAGATAATGCAGATGCTCATCTAAAAAGACAAGTCATGGGAAGAGAGGTAGTTGTTGCAATTACAAATGGTGAACTAGATTTTGGTCCGTGGGAGCAAATTTTCTATGGAGAATTTGATGGAAAACGACCAAAAAGAGTTTTAGTAAAAATAATCGGTGAATAA
- a CDS encoding mRNA surveillance protein pelota, with amino-acid sequence MITKNIDENLISVIPEDSDDLLNLRRIIKQNDKVIGDTTRVLKQDKDYSRPDKGERVKVRIALTVEKISLDDVLDRLRIGGIITESSNESVPHGSHHSFILKINDGITISKKKWLPFEKNLLESSNNQVGFVLVAIDTGDSGIARLRGTHLEFMPNIYSGSGGKRYKTNFNIEKFFEQVQQAVSTILKEGDTIVIFGPGETKKRFANFIQKSQNLQKFKIQVVEGIDSGGEDGIYTFTKSNTMKEIMSDSKLAKVSSIIDEVMLLANKKSKKFTMGFDETFNANQMGAVESLIFSDKAIQDDEQKMIDFLNDVESKGVKMYGVDSSTDIGLRVTGLGGIVSLLRYSIES; translated from the coding sequence ATGATTACAAAGAATATTGATGAGAATTTAATTTCTGTCATCCCAGAAGATTCAGATGATCTTTTGAATTTACGTAGAATAATTAAACAAAATGATAAAGTGATTGGAGATACAACGAGAGTACTAAAACAGGATAAAGACTATTCAAGACCAGATAAAGGAGAACGAGTTAAAGTCAGAATTGCATTAACTGTAGAAAAAATTTCACTTGATGATGTGTTAGATAGATTAAGAATCGGAGGAATAATTACTGAATCAAGTAATGAATCAGTACCACATGGTTCTCATCATTCATTTATCTTAAAAATTAATGATGGAATTACAATCTCAAAGAAAAAATGGTTACCATTTGAAAAAAATCTTTTAGAATCAAGTAACAACCAAGTTGGATTTGTGTTAGTAGCAATAGACACAGGAGATAGTGGAATCGCAAGATTACGAGGAACACATTTAGAATTTATGCCAAATATCTATTCAGGCTCTGGTGGAAAGAGATACAAAACTAATTTTAACATTGAAAAATTCTTTGAACAAGTACAACAAGCAGTTTCAACTATTCTCAAAGAAGGAGACACAATAGTAATTTTTGGTCCAGGAGAAACAAAAAAGCGATTTGCTAATTTTATTCAAAAATCTCAAAATTTACAAAAATTCAAAATTCAAGTGGTTGAAGGAATAGATTCTGGAGGCGAAGATGGAATTTACACGTTTACAAAATCAAATACAATGAAAGAGATAATGTCAGACAGTAAATTGGCAAAAGTATCATCAATTATTGACGAAGTAATGCTTCTTGCAAACAAAAAAAGCAAGAAATTCACAATGGGTTTTGATGAGACATTTAATGCAAATCAAATGGGTGCAGTTGAATCTCTCATTTTTTCAGATAAAGCAATTCAAGATGACGAACAAAAAATGATAGATTTTCTAAATGATGTTGAGAGTAAAGGAGTGAAGATGTATGGTGTTGACTCTTCTACAGACATAGGTTTGAGAGTAACAGGTTTGGGCGGAATTGTTTCCTTGTTACGATATTCAATAGAATCCTAA
- the cutA gene encoding divalent cation tolerance protein CutA, which translates to MKPTVIISTYPDKKSITKIAKMFVKNKTVACVNISKISSIYSWNKKIENTSEYIAIFKTTSKNKKLLKEKIKETHPYDVPEIAEIDVTSINKPYLDWLIDSTT; encoded by the coding sequence ATGAAACCAACAGTAATCATCTCAACTTATCCTGATAAAAAATCAATTACAAAAATTGCAAAAATGTTTGTAAAAAATAAGACAGTTGCATGTGTAAATATTTCTAAAATATCTTCAATCTATTCTTGGAATAAAAAAATAGAAAATACCTCTGAATACATTGCCATCTTTAAAACAACATCAAAAAATAAGAAATTACTTAAAGAAAAAATTAAGGAAACTCATCCATATGATGTTCCAGAAATTGCTGAAATAGATGTGACTTCAATTAACAAACCCTATCTTGATTGGTTAATAGACTCTACAACTTAG